The genomic segment AACTGATGCTGATATTGAAAGTTCACGCGCTAGCCAAAGGCTTCTCTGGCGTTCAATACACGACTGTTGAGCGTATTATTTGGCATATTGAACAGGATATAATACCCGTAGTGCCCAAGCAGGGCTCAGTAGGTGCCTCGGGCGATCTTGCTCCGCTGTCACATCTCTTCCTACCGCTCATCGGCTTAGGCAAGGTGCAAGTAAAAGGAGTGGTACATCCAACTGCCGTTGTATTAGAAGCGCATGGACTACGACCGCTACAATTGGGTGCCAAGGAAGGACTTGCTTTGATTAACGGAACACAATTTATGGCCGCCCATGGGGTAAAAGCGGTCATCGAGCTCTATCGTGTGCTGCAGAACGCAGATATCATTGCAGCTTTGATGATCGAAGGATTAAACGGTTCAATTAAACCATTTTTTCCTGAACTTCATCAGCTGCGAGCGCATGCTGGAAACCGGTTTGTGGCGTCCAATATTTATGCCCTGTTAAATGGGTCGGCTATCTTGGATAGCCATAAAGATTGCTCACGTGTGCAAGATCCCTATTCGTTGCGCTGTATCCCACAGGTGCACGGTGCGTCTCGGAATGCTTGGCTCCACCTGAAAGAAACGATGGAAGTGGAAATTAATTCGGTAACTGACAACCCAGTCATCATTAATGATGAGTTAACCATAAGTGGCGGTAGTTTTCATGGACAGTCCATTGCTCTTCCTATGGACTACGCGACGCTCGCGACTTCGGAGATCGGTAACATATCAGATCGCCGCGTTTATTTATCCTTGGAGGGGCAAACCAATGGTGTCCCTAAGTTGTTAATGCAATCGACCGGCCTCAATTCGGGCTTTATGATCCTCCAATATAGCACGGCAGCGATTGCTAGTGAGAATAAAGGCTTGTGTTTTCCAGCTAGCGCTGACAGTATTCCCACCTCATTGGGGCAGGAGGACCATGTCAGTATGGGATCCATCTCCGGACGCAAATTGTTACAGGTCATTGATAATGTTGATAAAATTCTGAGCATTGAGCTCCTGTGTGCGGCACAGGCTAAGGACTATCATCATCCGTTACAGTCTACTGATGCGCTTGAAGCTATACATCATCGTATCCGGCAGTCAATCCCCCACATTGAGCAAGATCAGCCCATGGAAGCCTTGTTGACCGATGCAGAGATGCTGATAAAATCGGGAGAACTGATTTACTTAAGACAGCAGTTCAATCCGCAGCTTCCTGTAGCCGATCAACTTGCCGCCGCGTTCGAAACTTATTAGAAGCAGTCATATGGAAAAAAAATTAAAACTCATAGGACCATTTAGCCAGTTGTTGTCCATGGACAATTTGCCATTGAAAGGAGCATTAAAGGATGTGCAACTTGAAATTGTCGAAAGGGCAGGGATGCTCGTTTCGGACGGTTTTATTCAAGAAGTGGGAAACTTTGACAGCTTATATAAACGATGGCATCCTGAAGCAGATTATATTGCCCAGAACGGAGATTATGTTGCTTTGCCCGCTTTTGTGGATTGCCACACACACATTTGTTATGCTGGCAACCGGCCAAATGATTTCGCGCTGCGGAATGCAGGTTCATCCTATCTTGAAATAGCCGAGGCAGGGGGGGGTATTTGGAATACAGTCAGCCATACACGCGACTGTGAAGAGGCTGAATTAGCTCGCTTGACTGTCGACCGCTCAAACACTTTGCTTCGACAGGGTATTACAACTATTGAAGTGAAAAGCGGTTACGGGCTTCAAATTGAAGAAGAACTTAAAATCTTACGAGCGATAAAGAGGGCCAACGGCGACACAGCGGCAGATCTAGTTCCAACCTGTTTGGCCGCTCATATGCTACCGAGGGACTTTGCAGGATCAGAAGATGAATATCTTGATCTTATGGCGGAAGTTCTTCTGCCACAATTAAAAGCCGAGCAGCTTGCAGCACGCGTAGACGCTTTTGTGGAAAAGACGGCTTTTCATGCCGGATCCATAAAACCTTATCTGCAAAGAGCGCGTGCATTGGGCTTTGATCTGACTGTGCATGCCGATCAGTTTAGCACATCAGGAAGCCGGCTTGCTGTTGAGCTGGGCGCAAGATCTGCAGACCATCTAGAAGCTTCCACAGCAACTGAGATCGCACTTCTTGCAGCCTCTGATACCATTGCCGTCGCCCTACCAGCAGCTTCGATAGGTATAGGTTGTGCATTTAGTCCTGCACGAAAGTTGCTCGATGCAGGTGCCTCTTTGGCAATAGCCAGCGATTGGAATCCGGGTTCGGCACCAATGGGACAGCTACTGACCAGTGCATGTGTATTGGCCACCATGGAAAAGCTGAGTAACGCGGAGGTTCTTGCGGCAATGACGTTTCGTTCGGCATATGCGCTAAATCTCAGGGATCGTGGAAAGCTAGCAAGCGGCATGCGTGCCGACTTTATTTTATTTCAAACAGACAACTACCAAAATATCACCTATTATCAAGGAAGCATGCAGCCCTCTGCTGTTTGGAAGAACGGTAATAAAGTGTTTTCAATCGAACAATAATGGATAATACGTTCAAGACTGCAATTACAGCCGGGATTCCGGCAGAATTGCCAAAAAAAATGGAGCGGGATGAGAATGTAAGCCATGCGCCAAAGCGTAAAAATATACTTTCGCTTCAGGAAGAGAAGCTTGCCCTGCGGAATGCCCTCCGGTATTTCCCTAAAGCATGGCATGCTACGTTGGCTCCTGAGTTTCTCGAAGAGCTACGTGATTACGGACGAATCTACATGTATAGGTTTAGGCCAAATTATGCCATGTACGCACGACCAATAGAGGATTATCCAGCAAAAAGCAAACAGGCAGCAGCCAGCATGCTGATGATACAGAATAATCTAGATCCCGCTGTTGCCCAGCATCCCCATGAGCTGATCACGTATGGTGGTAATGGGGCGGTATTTCAGAACTGGGCACAGTATTGTCTAACCATGAAATATCTCTCGCAGATGAGCGATACACAGACCTTACATATGTACAGCGGTCACCCTATGGGACTGTTTCCCTCCTCCGAGCTAGCCCCAAGAGTAGTAGTCAGCAACGGCATGATGGTTCCGAACTACTCCAAACCCGATGATTGGGAACGTTATAATGCATTGGGAGTAACCCAATACGGACAGATGACAGCGGGATCCTACATGTACATTGGGCCCCAGGGCATTGTTCATGGTACGACAATTACAGTTATGAACGCGTTCCGCCGACACCTAAATAAAGGGGAGGATATTAGCGGAAAGGTGTTTCTGACATCTGGGCTGGGGGGTATGAGTGGTGCACAGCCAAAGGCAGGCAATATTGCGGGTTGCATCACCGTATGTGCAGAAGTCAACCCTGTGGCTGCAAGGAAACGGTACGAGCAGGGCTGGGTGGATGTGCTGATTGATAATATGGATCAGCTGGTTAAGGAAGTACGCCAGGCAATTGTGGCAAGGGAAGCGATTTCTTTTGCATTTATTGGGAATGTCGTCGAGGTATGGGAGGCCTTTTACCGCGAGAATATCCACGTTACTGTAGGATCTGACCAGACCTCGTTGCATAATCCTTGGTCAGGAGGTTATTATCCAATGGGCCTTACGTTTGAAGAAGCAAATGATTTGATGGCGTCGCAGCCGGACAAATTTAAAGAATTTGTGCGTGCCAGC from the Sphingobacterium thalpophilum genome contains:
- the hutH gene encoding histidine ammonia-lyase, with product MEKFLYGSGYLTCSTALAIAAGRIRGEISDSVKATIERSAEYVRHIVEKRQVVYGVNTGFGPLCTTLIDADQTQLLQENILKSHAVGMGEPIANDLAKLMLILKVHALAKGFSGVQYTTVERIIWHIEQDIIPVVPKQGSVGASGDLAPLSHLFLPLIGLGKVQVKGVVHPTAVVLEAHGLRPLQLGAKEGLALINGTQFMAAHGVKAVIELYRVLQNADIIAALMIEGLNGSIKPFFPELHQLRAHAGNRFVASNIYALLNGSAILDSHKDCSRVQDPYSLRCIPQVHGASRNAWLHLKETMEVEINSVTDNPVIINDELTISGGSFHGQSIALPMDYATLATSEIGNISDRRVYLSLEGQTNGVPKLLMQSTGLNSGFMILQYSTAAIASENKGLCFPASADSIPTSLGQEDHVSMGSISGRKLLQVIDNVDKILSIELLCAAQAKDYHHPLQSTDALEAIHHRIRQSIPHIEQDQPMEALLTDAEMLIKSGELIYLRQQFNPQLPVADQLAAAFETY
- a CDS encoding urocanate hydratase, which translates into the protein MDNTFKTAITAGIPAELPKKMERDENVSHAPKRKNILSLQEEKLALRNALRYFPKAWHATLAPEFLEELRDYGRIYMYRFRPNYAMYARPIEDYPAKSKQAAASMLMIQNNLDPAVAQHPHELITYGGNGAVFQNWAQYCLTMKYLSQMSDTQTLHMYSGHPMGLFPSSELAPRVVVSNGMMVPNYSKPDDWERYNALGVTQYGQMTAGSYMYIGPQGIVHGTTITVMNAFRRHLNKGEDISGKVFLTSGLGGMSGAQPKAGNIAGCITVCAEVNPVAARKRYEQGWVDVLIDNMDQLVKEVRQAIVAREAISFAFIGNVVEVWEAFYRENIHVTVGSDQTSLHNPWSGGYYPMGLTFEEANDLMASQPDKFKEFVRASLVRHVQAINNHAARGTYFFDYGNAFLLESSRAGAAVWNDAGDKFRYPSYVQDILGPMCFDFGFGPFRWVCTSGKPSDLEKTDKLAIAALRELQTIAPEEIQQQMRDNIQWIQEAGRNKLVVGSQARILYADSNGRIAIAKAFNEAIRKGELEGPVVLGRDHHDVSGTDSPYRETSNIYDGSQFTADMAIHNVIGDSFRGATWVSIHNGGGVGWGEVINGGFGMLLDGSVASDVRLESMLYFDVNNGIARRAWARNKEANHALDRAMAANTSLMVTRAQLVDDTIIDNLFKELE
- the hutI gene encoding imidazolonepropionase; protein product: MEKKLKLIGPFSQLLSMDNLPLKGALKDVQLEIVERAGMLVSDGFIQEVGNFDSLYKRWHPEADYIAQNGDYVALPAFVDCHTHICYAGNRPNDFALRNAGSSYLEIAEAGGGIWNTVSHTRDCEEAELARLTVDRSNTLLRQGITTIEVKSGYGLQIEEELKILRAIKRANGDTAADLVPTCLAAHMLPRDFAGSEDEYLDLMAEVLLPQLKAEQLAARVDAFVEKTAFHAGSIKPYLQRARALGFDLTVHADQFSTSGSRLAVELGARSADHLEASTATEIALLAASDTIAVALPAASIGIGCAFSPARKLLDAGASLAIASDWNPGSAPMGQLLTSACVLATMEKLSNAEVLAAMTFRSAYALNLRDRGKLASGMRADFILFQTDNYQNITYYQGSMQPSAVWKNGNKVFSIEQ